The following coding sequences are from one Pseudobacteroides sp. window:
- a CDS encoding WG repeat-containing protein has protein sequence MNELYLMKVGNLYGFINNTGQFIIEPMYCDAREFSEELAYVKTTDRKDGYINYKNDMIC, from the coding sequence ATGAATGAATTATATTTAATGAAAGTTGGGAATTTATATGGATTTATTAACAATACAGGACAATTTATAATTGAACCTATGTATTGTGATGCAAGAGAATTTAGTGAAGAGTTAGCATATGTAAAGACCACGGATCGTAAAGATGGATACATTAACTATAAAAATGATATGATTTGTTAG